ACATCGTGAACTCAGGCTGCGCGCGGAAGTCTTCCGCGCGCAACCAGCGTCAGCAACCTCTGACGCATGCCGCTAGCTCAGTAGCGGTAGTGATCCGGCTTGTACGGGCCCTCCACGTCAACGCCGATGTACTCGGCCTGGTCCTTGCGGAGCTTGGTGAGCTTGCCGCCAAGCGCCTCGAGGTGCACCCGCGCAACCTTCTCGTCCAGGTGCTTCGGCAGCAGGTACACCTGGTCGGTGCCGTATTCGCCCTGCTTGGTGAAGAGCTCGATCTGCGCGATCGTCTGGTCCGAGAAGGAGTTGGACATGACGAACGACGGGTGCCCGGTGGCGTTGCCGAGGTTCAGCAGCCGGCCCTCGGACAGCACGATAATCGAGTGGCCGTCGGGGAAGGTCCACTCGTCGACCTGCGGCTTGATGGTGACCCGCTTGACGCCGGGGTAACGCTCCAGCTCCGCGATCTGGATCTCGTTGTCGAAGTGGCCGATGTTACCGACGATGGCCTGGTGCTTCATCTTCTCCATGTGCTCAATGGTGATCACGTCTTTGTTGCCCGTGGTCGTGATGATGATGTCAGCCTGGTCGAGCACGTCCTCCAGAACGGCGACCTGGTAGCCGTCCATGGCCGCCTGCAGCGCGCAGATGGGGTCGATCTCGGTGACGATCACCCGGGCGCCCTGGCCGCGCAGCGACTCCGCGCTGCCCTTGCCGACGTCGCCGTAGCCGCAGATGACCGCGGTCTTGCCGCCGATGAGCACGTCGGTGGCGCGGTTGATGCCGTCGACCAGGGAGTGCCGGCAGCCGTACTTGTTGTCGAACTTCGACTTGGTGACGGCGTCGTTGACATTGATGGCCGGGAAGAGCAGCTCGCCGGCCTCAGCCAGCTGGTACAGGCGATGGACACCCGTGGTGGTCTCTTCGGTGACACCCTTGATCTCCGCCGCGAGACTCGTCCACTTCGACGGGTTGGTTCCCACCGAGGCGGCCAGCCGCCCGAGGAAGACCTTCCACTCTTCGGGGTCGTTCTCGTCCGGCGACGGCACGGCGCCGGCCTTCTCGAACTCGACGCCCTTGTGCACCATCAGGGTGGCGTCGCCGCCGTCGTCGAGGATCATGTTCGCCTGCTTGCCCCCAGGCCAGGTCAGCATCTCCTCGGTGCACCACCAGTACTCCTCCAGCGACTCACCCTTCCAGGCGTACACCGGGGTGCCGGACGGCGCCTCAGGCGTGCCCTTCGGCCCGACGACGACGGCCGCGGCCGCGTGGTCCTGCGTGGAGAAGATGTTGCAGCTGGCCCAGCGGACCTCAGCGCCCAGTGCCACCAGCGTCTCGATCAGCACTGCCGTCTGGATCGTCATGTGCAGCGAACCGGCGATCCGCGCACCCTTCAGCGGCTGCGACTGGCCATATTCTTCGCGCAGCGCCATCAGGCCTGGCATCTCGTGCTCGGCCAGCCGGATCTCGTTGCGACCGTACTCGGCCAGCGAAAGGTCGGCTACGGCGAAGTCGATGCCGTTGATCGTCTGCTTCGGTACGGACGGACTGAATGTCGCGGCGGTCATATGCTCTTGCTCCTTTTAACGCGTTGGTCAGTTCCAGCTTATTCGCGGGTGAGGCAGCGAATAAGTATCGGCGTGGCACCCGGGGCGAGCGCACCCGCGAGGGCGCGGCAGAGATGCCGTTCATGGTGTGGCGGGCATCAGCGAGGAGGAGCCCCTGGGCGACGACGAGTCTGCTGGGCGAGAACGGCATCTCTGCCGGGCCCGCCAACGGAACTCGCTTCCCCGCTGCCGCGTCGCTTTCATCAGGTGTTGAAGTATTTTCCCTCCGGGTGGTGTACGACAAATGCATCGGTCGATTGCTCGGGGTGGAGCTGATGCTCGTCCGAGAGTTTGACGCCGATCCGGTCCGGCTCGAGCAGATCGACGATCTTGGTCCGGTCTTCGAGGTCGGGGCACGCGCCGTAGCCCAGCGAGAACCGCGCACCGCGGTAGCCGAGCTTGAAGAACTCGGTGATGTCCTCAGCGTCCTCCGCAGCCACCGGCTTGTCGCCGTCGAACAGCAGCTCCTCACGGACCCGTCGATGCCAGTACTCCGCCAGCGCCTCGGTCAGCTGCACTCCGAGACCGTGGACCTCGAGGTAGTCCCGGTAGGAGTCCTTCGCGAACAGTTCGTTCGCGAAGTCGGCGATCGGCTGGCCCATCGTGACCAGCTGCATCGGGATCACGTCGACCTGACCCGTCTGCTCGGCACGCTCACGCGAGCGGAAGAAGTCGGCCAGGCAGAGCCGGCGGTCGCGGCGCTGTCGCGGGAAGGAGAACCGGTGGCGCTCGGCAGCGCCTGGTTCGGGCGACTCGAGCACGACGACGTCGTCACCCTCGGAGACACACGGGAAGTACCCGTAGACGACGGCCGCGTGCGCCAGCACACCTTCGGTGGTCAGCTGATCAAGCCAGGCGCGCAACCGGGGCCGGCCCTCGGTCTCGACCAGTTCTTCGTACGACGGGCCCTCGCCGCCCTTGGCGCCGCGCAGGCCCCATTGCCCGAGGAACGTGGCCCGCTCGTCCAGCATGGCTGAGTAATCGGCCAACGGAACCCCGCGGACCACCCTGCTGCCCCAGAACGGCGGGGATGGCACCGGGACGTCCTCGGCCACGTCCGAGCGCGCGGGCACGTCGGTTTCGTCGTCCCCACCACCTGCGGCCGCGCGGGCCGCCATGATCTTCTTGGAGCGTTCACGGCGCGCCTTGCGCTCGGCACGCTTCTTCTCCACTTCGTCGTCGACCTCGACGACGCCGCCCTTTTTCTTGGTCATGATCGAGTCCATCAGCCGCAGCCCTTCGAAGGCATCGCGTGCGTAGCTGACTTCACCTTCGAAAATGTCGGCGAGGTCGTCCTCGACGTAAGCGCGGTTCAGCGCTGCTCCCCCCAGGACGACAGGCCAGGTCTGGGCCACGCCACGGGAGTTCATCTCTTCCAGGTTCTCTTTCATGATCACCGTGGACTTGACGAGCAGGCCCGACATGCCGATGACGTCGGCGTCATGCTCGCCGGCGGCATCGAGAATCGCGTTGATCGGTTGTTTGATGCCGATGTTCACGACGTCGTAGCCGTTGTTGGTCAGGATGATGTCGACCAGATTCTTGCCGATGTCGTGGACATCGCCCTTGACGGTGGCGAGCACGATGCGGCCCTTGCCGCCGCTGTCGTCTTTGTCCATGTGCGGTTCGAGATGCGCGACGGCGGTTTTCATCACCTCGGCCGACTGCAACACGAACGGCAGCTGCATCTGGCCCGAGCCGAACAATTCACCGACGGTCTTCATCCCGGACAGCAGGGTGTCGTTGATGATGTCCAGGGGTGAGCGTTCTGTCATCGCCTCGTCGAGGTCGGCCTCGAGACCGTTGCGCTCGCCGTCGACGATCCGCCGTTCGAGCCTTTCGGCCAGCGGCAACCCGGCGAGCTCTTCGGCCCGGCTCTGCCGGTTGGACGCGGCGGTGGCGCCCTCGAACAGCTCCATGAACTTCTGCAGGGGGTCGTAGCCCTCACGACGGCGGTCGTAGATCAGATCGAGAGCGGCCTCGCGCTGTTCGTCCGGGATACGTGCCATCGGCAAGATCTTCGACGCGTGCACAATGGCGGTGCTCAGACCGGCCTCGACGCACTCGTGCAGGAAGACCGAGTTGAGCACCTGCCGCGCGGCGGCGTTCAGACCGAACGAGACGTTCGAGATGCCCAGGGTGGTCTGCACGGTCGGGAACTCGGTAGTCAGCTGCCGGATCGCCTCGATGGTCTCGATCGCATCACGCCTGACCTCCTCCTGTCCCGTGGAGATCGGAAAGGTCAAAGTATCGACGACGATATCCTCGACGGCGACACCCCAGTTGGCGGTGAGGTCCTCGATCAGGCGCCGCGCCACCCGCATCTTCCACTCGGCGGTGCGGGCCTGTCCTTCTTCGTCGATACACAGGGCCACCACGGACGCGCCGTGTTCCGATGCGATCCGCATCGCTTTCTGGAACCGGGAGTCGGGACCGGACCCGTCCTCGTAGTTGACCGAGTTGATCACACAGCGCCCGCCGATGCGCTCCAGTCCGGCGCGGATCACTTCGGGCTCGGTGGAGTCCAGCATGATCGGCAGCGTCGAGGCGGTCGCCAACCTGCTGGCCAGCACGTCCATGTCGGCTACGCCATCGCGGCCGACGAAGTCGACACAGAGATCGATCAGGTGCGCCCCCTCGCGGGTTTGCGCCCGCGCGATCTCGACGCAGTCGTCCCAGCGCTCCTCCGCCATCGCCTCCCGGAACGCCTTGGAACCATTGGCGTTGGTACGTTCACCGATCATCAGCACGCTGGCGTCCTGGCGATACGGCACCGACTGGTACACCGAGGACACCGCGGCCTCGCGCTGCGGCTCCCGGCG
This genomic interval from Phytoactinopolyspora mesophila contains the following:
- the ahcY gene encoding adenosylhomocysteinase; amino-acid sequence: MTAATFSPSVPKQTINGIDFAVADLSLAEYGRNEIRLAEHEMPGLMALREEYGQSQPLKGARIAGSLHMTIQTAVLIETLVALGAEVRWASCNIFSTQDHAAAAVVVGPKGTPEAPSGTPVYAWKGESLEEYWWCTEEMLTWPGGKQANMILDDGGDATLMVHKGVEFEKAGAVPSPDENDPEEWKVFLGRLAASVGTNPSKWTSLAAEIKGVTEETTTGVHRLYQLAEAGELLFPAINVNDAVTKSKFDNKYGCRHSLVDGINRATDVLIGGKTAVICGYGDVGKGSAESLRGQGARVIVTEIDPICALQAAMDGYQVAVLEDVLDQADIIITTTGNKDVITIEHMEKMKHQAIVGNIGHFDNEIQIAELERYPGVKRVTIKPQVDEWTFPDGHSIIVLSEGRLLNLGNATGHPSFVMSNSFSDQTIAQIELFTKQGEYGTDQVYLLPKHLDEKVARVHLEALGGKLTKLRKDQAEYIGVDVEGPYKPDHYRY
- the metH gene encoding methionine synthase, which codes for MAENAFLSALSQRVLVADGAMGTQLQAQDLTLDDFDGLEGCNEILNVTRPDAVKQVHRGFLEVGSDLIETNTFGTNLPNLMEYDIPERIRELAEAGARLARESADEYSTPDKPRFVLGSVGPGTKLPTLGHITYAEIRDAYIEQVRGMLAGGIDVVLVETSQDLLQTKASILGAKRAMEAEGRTVPIVAQVTVELTGTMLVGSEIGAALTALEPLGIDMIGMNCATGPAEMGEHLRYLSQNAQVPLSVMPNAGLPEIGPNGAVYPLGPDALAEALSGFVTEFGTQMVGGCCGTTPEHLRKVVEAVSELSVPRREPQREAAVSSVYQSVPYRQDASVLMIGERTNANGSKAFREAMAEERWDDCVEIARAQTREGAHLIDLCVDFVGRDGVADMDVLASRLATASTLPIMLDSTEPEVIRAGLERIGGRCVINSVNYEDGSGPDSRFQKAMRIASEHGASVVALCIDEEGQARTAEWKMRVARRLIEDLTANWGVAVEDIVVDTLTFPISTGQEEVRRDAIETIEAIRQLTTEFPTVQTTLGISNVSFGLNAAARQVLNSVFLHECVEAGLSTAIVHASKILPMARIPDEQREAALDLIYDRRREGYDPLQKFMELFEGATAASNRQSRAEELAGLPLAERLERRIVDGERNGLEADLDEAMTERSPLDIINDTLLSGMKTVGELFGSGQMQLPFVLQSAEVMKTAVAHLEPHMDKDDSGGKGRIVLATVKGDVHDIGKNLVDIILTNNGYDVVNIGIKQPINAILDAAGEHDADVIGMSGLLVKSTVIMKENLEEMNSRGVAQTWPVVLGGAALNRAYVEDDLADIFEGEVSYARDAFEGLRLMDSIMTKKKGGVVEVDDEVEKKRAERKARRERSKKIMAARAAAGGGDDETDVPARSDVAEDVPVPSPPFWGSRVVRGVPLADYSAMLDERATFLGQWGLRGAKGGEGPSYEELVETEGRPRLRAWLDQLTTEGVLAHAAVVYGYFPCVSEGDDVVVLESPEPGAAERHRFSFPRQRRDRRLCLADFFRSRERAEQTGQVDVIPMQLVTMGQPIADFANELFAKDSYRDYLEVHGLGVQLTEALAEYWHRRVREELLFDGDKPVAAEDAEDITEFFKLGYRGARFSLGYGACPDLEDRTKIVDLLEPDRIGVKLSDEHQLHPEQSTDAFVVHHPEGKYFNT